One window from the genome of Nitrospira sp. encodes:
- a CDS encoding Slp family lipoprotein — MMINWIRMIAALWWSALMMPGCASHVVVPAALEAQLDKDVTFAQILAAPESLVGKRIVVGGEVLKAKRIAAGMLIEVLQLPLNADYEPTVVRTDSQGRFLALTQELLDPATIREGTAITLVGEVTGARMDRLDEVEYRYPTFGVKHLYAWPPGYGAEPRSGFSLGVFGGMGVGSGGRIGGGFGRGY, encoded by the coding sequence ATGATGATCAATTGGATCAGGATGATCGCCGCGCTGTGGTGGAGCGCGTTGATGATGCCCGGCTGCGCGTCGCACGTTGTCGTGCCGGCGGCGCTTGAGGCCCAGCTCGACAAGGATGTCACCTTCGCGCAGATTCTTGCGGCGCCGGAGTCCTTGGTCGGGAAACGGATTGTGGTCGGCGGTGAGGTACTGAAGGCAAAGCGGATCGCTGCCGGCATGCTGATCGAAGTATTGCAGCTTCCATTGAACGCCGACTATGAACCGACGGTTGTGAGGACAGACTCGCAAGGCCGATTCCTGGCGCTCACTCAAGAATTGCTCGACCCGGCGACGATCCGGGAGGGGACGGCGATCACTCTGGTTGGCGAAGTGACCGGAGCCCGCATGGATCGCCTCGATGAGGTGGAGTATCGGTATCCGACCTTTGGCGTGAAGCATCTCTATGCGTGGCCGCCCGGGTATGGTGCGGAGCCGCGATCAGGGTTTTCTCTCGGGGTCTTCGGTGGCATGGGCGTGGGAAGCGGCGGGCGAATCGGCGGAGGATTCGGCCGTGGCTACTGA